In one window of Canis lupus baileyi chromosome 12, mCanLup2.hap1, whole genome shotgun sequence DNA:
- the VPS72 gene encoding vacuolar protein sorting-associated protein 72 homolog isoform X2, producing MSLAGGRAPRKTAGNRLSGLLEAEEEDEFYQTTYGGFTEESGDDEYQGDQSDTEDEVDSDFDIDEGDEPSSDGEAEEPRRKRRVVTKAYKEPLKSLRPRKVSTPAGSSQKAREEKALLPLELQDDGSDSRKSMRQSTAEHTRQTFLRVQERQGQSRRRKGPHCERPLTQEELLREAKITEELNLRSLGWILLPQLLH from the exons ATGAGTTTGGCCGGTGGCCGGGCCCCCCGGAAGACCGCGGGGAACCGGCTTTCTGGGCTCCTGGAAGCCGAGGAGGAAGATGAGTTCTACCAGACGACTTACGGGGGTTTCACAGAG GAATCGGGAGATGATGAGTATCAAGGGGACCAGTCAGACACAGAGGATGAGGTGGACTCTGACTTTGACATTGATGAAGGGGATGAACCATCCAGTGATGGAGAAGCAGAAGAGCCAAGAAGGAAGCGCCGAGTAGTCACCAAAGCATATAAG GAGCCTCTCAAGAGCTTGAGGCCTCGAAAGGTCAGCACTCCAGCTGGTAGCTCTCAGAAGGCCCGAGAAGAGAAGGCACTGCTGCCACTAGAACTACAGGACGATGGCTCTGACA GCCGGAAGTCCATGCGTCAGTCTACAGCCGAGCATACACGACAGACATTCCTTCGGGTACAAGAGAGGCAGGGCCAGTCACGGCGGCGAAAGGGGCCCCATTGTGAGCGGCCTCTGACCCAGGAAGAGCTGCTCAGAGAGGCCAAGATCACAGAAGAGCTCAACTTACGTTCACTGG